AATAGTTGAGGGTCCTGAAAGACGTTCACTGTCATTGGTTCACATAAAAACAGATgtcaaaataaatgtgcaaaataACTGGccaaatacatatatacattttcttttctgcttctccatttcagggtcgcggtgtaacTGGCCAAATGTGTCtacttaattattattattatttcacacCTTGTCATgttaatattacaatatttataGTATTCTTTAATTTGATACTTACCTAAATCTTAGAcctatgggaggaaaacagagaaaatacatatatttataatcaATGAATTATAACACACAGTGCAGTGTCAGTGTGAAGATTAATATTAGTGTCAATTTGCTTCCAATTTACAGCATAAAAGAACCTACATTTAGGTTCACACTGCTGCTAAAGCCACATGCTTTATAAAATCAGATATGAAAGGGTAAAGCTCACATACTCAGACAAATCCTGTCCCGGCGTGAGTATGCAAGAATCCCCACAGTGACCCCAGCAATTACGATCAGAACTGAGATGAAGACTCCCACCATGACCCCTGAAATGTCTGCAGATGCTGAAAGTAAACATTCAATGTCCAATAATCAGTACATGAGGATTTTTTGTGTGCTGCCCACAAATATATAAGGCTTTACTGACGTCATCAAGAGTTTGTTACCCAACAGCATTCCATAAAACACAAGACAGATTTAAAGTATTTCAACAAAACTTCTTCAATTTTTGTGTGCATTCAAAAACTTAGAATGTGCTAAAACTATATTGTTAAAAGTGTTAACATGTTCATAATCTTATGAGAAACATTCTATTAAAACAAAAGTCAAAAGCCCTAAAACCCCTGTGTAATACctcattcaaaatgcagctaaaacactgctaatAACATCAGAATAAATGTGGGGCTAAACTGCAGTCTGAGTACTATGCAGATATACAGTAGTCAGTGGCAAATAATTATCGGCACCCTTGATTTCCCTGCTTTGGGGTTCgtgcatttatttttgtttgaattGGAACGAAACAAGAAAGCTGAAAAAAGTAAAATCTGATTTTATTCTACGAAGAACTCCAGAAATGGGTGGCTTTACAATCTTGCCATTTAAATCTGGTCTCATTGCTGGTCACTGCAATCCACAGCAATTTGTCTTAAATCTTTGTGGGTACTTTCTGAAGTAAGCTTTACGTCATTGGCCTTGCTGAAATGCCCATGCCTTCTGATGGAGGCACTGGGTCCTACAATGCACTTCAAACCTCTCGGGTTGCCTTCAGAGTTCATgataccacacacacagacacttcacAATCTTTAAGATCTCTGGAGATGGACTTTATGCTTTAAGCGTGTCCATGGTTTTCCACAATATTGGTTTTCACATCCTttgacaatattttaaaattctttagAATGATATCAGCTTTGAATTTATTCCCTTCACCATTAGCAATTGCAACACTTGTCTGGTAGAAGTGGTGCATTTTTGAGCAGAGGTGCCAATATTTCTGACATTTGTACATGTTAGGACTGGTGTAATTAGATCATTTTAATCTTATGTCTATACAAGGAGATAATTTAAAGTCTTGTAATTCTGTAGTTTATCCCTTATATTTTCATGTGGTGTGCTTCTGTAAGCCTGGACCTACAGAATGTATGGTTCCTATTCTTATGGTTAagctgaactttaataattttgTGGATGGCATCACAGAATAAAGAGCTTCACTCACATTTGACAGTAAGGTAGACTTCCAGCATCTTTGCACCCAGAACATTTTCACTCCAACAGAAGTAATAATCTTCATCACCCTTTgtcacatttttaatggttAGGGTCAGCACTGGACCTTGGACATCCAGGATGTATCTGGAGCTGGGAACTATAGTTTCCTTATTCTTTCCTTTCTGCCATACAGTTTTAGCAGGTGGGAAAGAGCTGCCCTCTGTGCAAGAAAGAGTGAGCTCTTTGCCCTCCAGAACAGCCACCAGTGGCTCTCCCATTGGATACGGGGATTCTGAAACACCAGAAAAGTTGGGAGTTCATGAGAATAGTTAGTAGGTTTTGGGGTAGTATTGtcaaataataaatgttttaagtCTTTTTTTATAACCCGAAtgcagcaaaaacaaaaatatttatgaaactatgattatttacttttttctgtaaaatgtgaATCACATAAAAGAACCTAAAGCAAGTCTTTGAACGTACCATGTTGTGCCCCATAAGGTGCGTCCAAACATCTTTATGACCGATTGCTCTATGAAAAGTGCAATTTTACTTTATACAATATAAGCAATACTGTATACTGTAACACTGCTAGATATTTTGGCATGTAAAACGCACTCTTAAGCTAGCAGTATCACTAATGTGTGTAAAAccatcaaacaaacacactctaCCATGTCAGTATCTTTTGCAATGCTGAGAATGGTTCACAATGAAAACTGTATAAGGATAGTATTTACATGCCGTTTTATTCAATGTTTCAAGAATTCTCTAAACAATCTGTGAATAAATCAtagcacattttatatttaggttaatatttttgtcacatGACAACTGAAACATCTCCACTTTGAAACATAGTGAAATATGTCTGTTTTCAAGTTTTAGAATCTTCTACAGCTGTATTAATCTATTTAGGCTGAACCATATGAATATATTAGAATCACTGTATACACCTGACTGTTTGGGTGATTTTTGCTGAAAACTGATAGAAAATGCCtgttccaaacttttgaatCCTAATGTGATGTATAATCAACACACTTTTAATCTATAAATTTGCTGCAGTGAACTTCAAAGAAAACAGCTGGGTGTGTCAGTATCTGATAATAAAATGAGTTCAGGCCTTACTGAGTGTGAAGAAGCATGATTTTTCCTGGCCAGGTGTTGTTTCCATATGTCGTGCTTTACAGGTGATGTTCTGCCCTTCATATAGCATCGTCCTGTTCAGGGTGACCCCTAGGTTCTCTGTGGCCTTTGTGTCAATAACGACGTCTGATGTGTCTGTCTTAGAGGTCAAAAACACCTGCAGAATAGGTGAAGGGTAGACCTCGTACCATGAACAGGTAAAGTGAATAAGGTCGGGTTCAGTGACCTGCTCCCAGCTACAGTTCGGATGTCTATCCGAATCATCTGGAGAAAGACATGCATAAAATTATTGTTCAGATATAATTTAGGTAGATACACTTCATGGCTACAGAGTTAAAGTGATACTTCAGCAAATTTATATGATTTAAACAggtttaatatttaacatttgcTTCTTTAGCTTTGTACTGAAACATATGACCACCTGGAATTAGGCAAACATTCTTCAAACCATTTCAACGACAGGACAATAACGTTATATTATGAGTTACATGATCAAATTTACACTAAATTCAGTAATGACAGTCAAGAgtcatatcattcattcattcattcattatctgcaaccgcttatccaattcagggtcgcggtgggtccagagcctacctggaatcatagggcgcaaggcgggaatacaccctggagggggcgccagtccttcacagggcaacacagacacacacacacacattcattcacacgcacactcacacaccggaggaaacccacacggacacggggagaacacaccaactcctcacagacagtcacccagagcgttaatcgaacccacaacctccaggtccctggagctgtgtgactgcgacactacctgctgcgccaccgtgccgccaagaATCATATCCAGATGTAAATtagacaaaaaaatatatagcgTGCAGTATGAGAAACCATGTCGTTTACAACATTACTTAACAACTCAGCATGGTTTCAAGAATGCAGTTTCTATGATGCCATATGTTGTGACAATTGAGACAAACAATATATGGCCAAAAGAATGACAACACTGCAtcaaaaatgcattaaattTGCTGAAGAATGTGAAATTCCCTGTGAAGAATTTTTCCTTTAGAAAAATCAACAAAGCATAGGCATTAAATAGTAGCACCTAAATTTTTGCAAACAACTGCACAATAATCAGGCTTCTATGTGTGCAACATACAGTAGACCAGaagttcctgtgtctgcatcaCAGTCCTGTTGTTGAGGGGGTTGTAAGCTGTGCAAGTGTAGTTCCCCTGATCTGCAGGCTGAATGTTATTTATCTCAAACTCCAGCTGTGATGTGGCAGCAAAAGCCCTGCGGACATCTTGAAAAAACCATGTCAGGTTCTGTGAAGGCTCGGACATGCTGGAGCATTTGAAGGAAACGTTGTTGCCTTTTTTGACGAAAAGTGTTTCATTTGGTAAGACATTAAACGGTTTTATGTCTATTGCCATGTCAGTTGGTCCATCTGAAACAATATAGAAAATAATCAGTAATAAATCATCTTAAGTCAATACACCCTTAAAAAGTGCTCCTTTGCAGGTGGTTCATTAAAGCAATTTTCAAGACTATCCATCCCTGCAACTGATGTATTCTTCATGGCATGCAGGCATTAAAGAAagattcaaataaaaacaacaatatgccagaacatacatttttcaaatgCAAAGTGTTCTCTCAATTTCCTTGAAAATATAAATTACTTTTGTGCCACAACCATATGAAGTATCACCTTTCCATGGTATACCATATATCCATAGACAGTTTCATGTTAATGCGGTTAGGTTTTGATGCACATCTACTGAGTGTCCTGAGAACTACTAGCAGTCCACTAGTAGTAAACACAACACCAGCTGATACACTCCATtgtaatagaaaataaaaaaatgatgatCAGCAGGAGTGGCTAAATGTTTAGGTATTAACTGCTGTATCTCTTTCAACTCCATACACTGCACTTaattttttattgtcattgtaagTTTAGACACGATTCACAAAAAGCTGGCAAAAGTCTTACCCTAATCACTTATGCTAGGAGTTTAGATTTGCTGCAAGTTGTTGGGCTAAACTGTTCTCCCAACTGGAATAAAATAGTTTGGAAATCACAATGAACTATGCTAATCATCAAAAAATTGTTGGTGCTGGTATTCGCATGATAATTAAACACATGATATTTAAAACACTATATCCTAGTCCAAGAAATTTCAGTTCCACCAGAGATTATTGTAGGTATGGAGGATATGTGTGAAATTTTGTGAAAAGAATGCTTTAAtgcctttgttttttcaaacAGAAAAACCTAACTGATGTTAAATATGCAGTTCTGTACACTACAAATGTACATATATTACAAATGTGGCCATTTTTAACcccaaataaatataataaaatcttGTAACTAGGATACAAATGTAGGATACTCTAATGAATAATTGTATATGGACACATGCCTTGCCCTACTGATTCTTATAATTTGAGCTTTACTCGGCATAGTTTCTGAAATGTCACACTTTAAGGCTATGGACCCTTTACCAGGCTGAAACAGCACAAATTTGACAAAGAGTGATGTTTTCAGGTCTTTTTGGATGCTCATCTGATTTTTTCAAATCCCTGTAAATGACCATGTTTAAGTTCTGTGCTACGGTTTCTCACAAGGATAATGAGAATTTTGCCAGTGTTCCATAAACCTTGTCCAACTAAGCAATAGTAGATACAAAAGAATGCATCTGTGGGCAGAGCATGGAAATGTCAATTCTGCCTGTCAACTATGAGTGAATAAAAGGACGTTTTGATTAATGTTGTCATTGCCTTGAGAACCGAAGGAGTTTCACTCACACTGGGTCACTAAATACACAAGTAGTTGAACTTGTAGAACCTGTTTGTCTTACAATCCAGCTCATTTACAGAAACCAGCGAAGACAACTTTGCATATCCCACAAATAACCTGTTTACATTTGAGTAATATGTTCTGACATGCAACAGTACAATTAATGTCATTTTTGTCAGTTGttcagttatttattattttaaactgaacAGACAAATCGCTCAAATGACTGAACATTTGAACATGATTAATAATACGTACAGGCAACCTGTAAAAGTATACTCCGAGAGGAGCTGCCATTTCTGGGCACAGGAGCACACTCATACAAATTCTCATCTATAGTCAACAGCCCTGTGATTTTCAAGCTGCCGTCATCCAAGATGGACAAATGGCCCGCCTGCTCTGGGTGAGACTGCTCTCGCCAGATGAGAATCTCTCCAGCCTTTTTCCAGCGGGTCACCAGCAGGGTGCCATTGTCTAGTCTTCCAAAACATGGCAAAGTGACGCTCAATCCTTTTTCTCCAGTTATAACAAATGGCTGCTCTTGATCGTCTGCAGCTGTAGCTGAAAAAGGAGGTTAAAGGCATTATGTTAAGCTTAGTGATGTCCTATTTGTACAGTTGATAAAACCCAACTTCCTCACAAAATCCACAGATTTTTTGTTACTGAAATAACTAATAAGACATAGTGAGGAATCAATATGGAATTCTGGGCAGTTTCTGATatctgatatttttttctgGTAAACTTCTGATGACAATAAATAAACCTTTATGAAGTATAGACATCTGACAGTGTGCattcttgttttaaaaaaaattccttTCAAAAATATCTTAGGttattcagaaaaaaacatgttgttaAATGATATGTGCAGGTGCAAATGAGCTTTTTAAAATCAAGGATCTTTACATAATGATATAATGGTTCTATAACAGATAAAGATTACATCAGAATCGTGGCCTCATGTCGGATcttcagaacagagaatgcactTACCTGTTTGACACAAGAGTGAGAAGAGGAAAACTACTCCAAATATAGTCATTTTCGCGTGGAAATCCTTTTTTTAAtcctaaaaaatataataaaatcgCTCTCGCCGGCCGTTACGGAATTAAAGCAGTCATAACTGCTCATAAACAGTGATAGAACACTTATAAAGCAGTCATGTCCTAAATGGACCCTATCTTAATGTCTGGCAGTGAATGAAGCGCGAGGCCCTGGAGTCTCAAACCCCGCCAATTTGAACCCAACTCTCCTCCATCTTACTCTCCCGACCTGTTTACACTTTACCGCACACCTGtttcttctgtttgtttctctctctctcccggaACTTTCGGTGATGATAAAGCCACACCTTTACCTGCTCTTAAAGGTACAGAACTGCTGGCTCGCACTATGAACATTTAATTTCCATCCCGTCACTGCGTTGTACACTTTTTCTGCAACAGCGCGTTCAATCCAATCAAAAGACTCCATTCCCGCGAACCAACATTAGACCATTAAACCACGTCCATTAAAACTCACGCCCAAACATTTGTATACACCTCTCTCCTACTGGGTGAACCCAACTGCAGTGTGACACGCATTAGTGTACACACGTTTCCAGAGTCAAGAATGATGAAAGTATAcagttttaaaattaaagttCAAATGTCTGAGATACAACATATTTGAATGTAAATTTCCCTTGCACACTTTTGGTCTCAAGATGAAAATTAAATTGCAGTAATGCCATTTTGAATTGTAGTCTGAGAACTGAATCTTCATTTCCACAGACACAATGATAACTATCGAATGTCGGtcatttgtattagtttgttttccagaataaaagtctccgtgaatttaaaatctgtctGAGGAGACTAAAAATAAGTCAAATCCTgtacacaggacagtaatctgagcgGTGCGGTATTGGACCAGTAAtgtgccagtggaccgatatatgctcgctgtctgtgTATTCGGTCGCTTTATCATTCCAAACTGGAAGAACACTTTCTTCttttagaatattttaaaatgtccagTCTTCACCCTACGTCAATTCAGCAGGGCTGGACTTTAGCTCCAAACAACTCAGGACACAATGCTGAACATTCGTTTAAATATCTGTGTTTTGTGGCTGTGTCCGCTGGGCGGCGCTACAGAGCCTCTCTGATTTGTGAGTCTCTGGTGCAGCAATGTAACCGGTCCCCCGTTCCCCTGGATTCTCTTTAGTTCTGGTTGTGATCAAAATGTCGGGCTCAAGAAAAGGGCGCTCAGTGGCCAATACCCTGGACACAGCGATGATAACACCGAGCGAGAGGATCCTCAGAGAGTGCCACAGTGTGTATGTGGACAACAACGACAACGGTAACACACATATGCGCACACACCTGCCggtctgtttcacacacactcaggaggCTGTTCTCTGTGGTCCTGTTCCAAATTCTCTCTAATCCCTGAATAGTGTACAGCGGAGGTTTATTAAACTAAGGTTCCTATACGGGAATAGCGACCTGTGAATTGTACACGGAGTCATAGCACGTATGTCTAAAAAATAATTGTCACGTTCTTGGACAAACTGTTAGCTTTTAAACTGACATGGCCCTTATTTCATGACCTACACAGTACACTACATAGGGAGCAGGGGGTTCTTTGAGCCTCTGCCAAATGTTTAAGCACCGAGTCCCCTTCACTTGGCTCTTATGCAATAGTGAAACATGAAACCTTAAAGTTGTCTTATAAACTTGTGATTGTCTGTATAACAGTGGCTTTGACTCCTCATGAATTAGGAGTTCCTCgtgatttgttttatatttagtgtCAGAAGTGCTAGGAGACGAGGATATACCGGCAGCCATTCATTCAGGGGGCTTCAGATACTTTAGTCTTATTAGAAAATAACTTATGAGATAATAACATATGAGATTATGTAACATGCGAGTTGtcacaaaacattcattttaaagtttataGTATAAAAGGGTTCAGTCTACCATTTGAATACTGACAAAAATGTACCGAGAATATTGgaagaatatttaaatgtatctgTCTGTAATTGTGTCTTACCCTAATTTCCCTTCAAATTGTAGCCTAACATTATCTATCTTACCTCacctatatatttatatgcttttcttttccacaaaatgaaaCAGTTTTTTCCCCATATCCAACATTTCCCTGTTGTCTACTTAAAATGAGTAAGACTTTATACACCGTCTTAATCTGTATTTATGTTTCTGTTCCCAAAGGCCGTATTTGGTTTTCATTATATTTCTGCCTCCACAGATTATATTGAGAAGGTTTGGATATGATGAGGGATTCTTACATTAGTAGAGGCAGGGTAGTAGTGTTGAAGTAGTCAggatatttatttctgtatgcTTGTTTGTGCTGGAGGGTATACGTAAAGTCCTGCTGAACTGAAGTCTATGAATTGTTGTTCAGACAAGTCTAGCAAATCTGAGATTTGTTCAAAGTATCACTCCCTAGCACAGTTCAGTCCAAGTCTTGAATCCCCACTGACTGTACTGGACCACAATGTAGTTCTACAGTTCAGACTGTAGTTaatgtgttgccctgcataCTTTTTGCCCTATTTCACActtaaatggtcaggacacccactgctgtgtctgattcatttATATAATTCAACACAGACTAAGACACTACCACCACATAAGCATCACTGTAGCGCCAAATAATAATCCCCCACCCAAATTTGTAGTGGTCCTGTAGGGgccctgagcattgaagaagaGTAAAATGGGGCAAAattatgcagagtaacagatggactatagtctgtaattgtagaactacaaatggaGCTCTGAAACTTGACAGTGAGTGTAAGAAAAGAGATATCATAATAATCTGATATGACTCTGTCTTCTTAGATTTGCAGTACAACTCGAGTTAATGTCTAACTCATAATTATTATTCTTTACTCCAGTGCAATATTGAGGCCTCAATGTGTTGAGCAAATGTTACGCAACTCTCCAGTGCACAGAGTGTCAGCTTCATCACAGTGTACAATGttgttatttgtatttaatttaattgtattgtttgtatgtgtcaAGACTATAGCATGTGATCACATATTCTCACATTAGGATTAACATATTAGCCTGTAGGAGTCAGTCGGGATAACATAAGACAATTTTCTTTCAAGTAGTTCTGTTATGGTTATCAATTATCATGtcataatgttattttttgtattattcaGTCCTATTTATATACCATGTTTTTGATAGACTTTCTTATACACttaattgtttgtttgattAATTTGATTAATTGTCAAAGTGACCACGTGACCACCATTTTAAAGCAAGTAAAAGTGACAGAATTGTTCTAGGTAACTCATAAAAggttttctctttatttctctctctctctctgtctctgtctctctctctctctctctctctctctctctctctctgtctgtgtgtctgtgtgtgtctgtgtgtgcctgtgtgtgtgtgtgtgtgcatgtgtgcgtaCTGCAGGCCTTGTGAAAATAGCCTCCAATCTGGGGCTGAGGTTGCTGCCACCACGAAAGAAGATAATAGTTATGATTATGGGGAACCACTCTGCTGGGAAAAGCTCCTTTATTAACTGGTAACAACTCTTATTATTATGTACTGAAGTGTTATCTTTACACTGACTATTGCTTTCCATGCCACCATGTACAAAGCCCATTTCCAGATATGTTGAggcattatgcaaaatgcagtgaattatgaatgtgttttgttcattttctttatttaactgataaaTGTACAAAGGAAATGTTTCCAATGTATTCACTGACCAACTTAATTGTGtttcataaacataaacaaatttaCAGTTTGATCATTTGAAACCTGCTACACACTCCAGAAAAAGTTTGGACAGGTGTGAATATTTGTGAGAAAGTTAATAGAAAATTAATGTCACTCTGTTTTCAAGCATATATGCAGGTGACTATGAACCATTTAAAAAGAGCTTTCATAAAAGGCTCAGTCTTTGTAAACACAACTAGGTTGTTGCTCACCACTTTATGCCCAGCGTCATGAAAATATTACCAAATAGTTTAAACGAAACATTTTTCATTGGAAGATTGCAAAGAATTAATGTCTTTCACCATCTGTATTTAATGTTGTCAAGTGATTCAAGAAATCAGTGTTATGCAAGGCCAGAAATCGCTGCTGAATGAACATTAGATTCAAGTCCCCAGGCAGCACTGAATGAGAAATCATCATGCTTATGTGATAAATGTAGCCACATGGACTCAGGAGTACTTTGGAAAACCACTGTAATTTGTCACAGTCCACCACTGCATCAGATTTTGTATAGAAACCCTGCTGAGTTTTCTGTGACCAAAGTCATCTGAGATGGACCGAAAGATAGTGGAGATGTGTTCTGTGGCCAGACGAGTCCACAATTCATCTtgtttttggggaaaaaaaaacagacattggATTCTATGTTCCTAAGATGAAAATGACCCTCTCCAGACTTTTACCAAAGAAAAGTGCACAAACCAGCTTCTAAGGTGGCATAGGGACATCAATGCCCATGATAATGAAGGGTACCACGGGTCAGGGGTTGCATTGgtattttggagagacatatgctgcagTCAAGATGACATCTGTTTCTGTTCCAGGAGCACCATGTTTATATTGGCGGCCACTGAAAAATGTTTTGTCTGTTAAATACATGTTctagtaaattaaaatataacagatttcagtttttattatgCTCTTAGGAATTTTCAGAAAATAAGGTTTGTAATAACAGTCTTTGATTAAAAGCACATACTAAAATACAGTTAACTTAATGCCTTCTTAATTTTGGGGCAGATGCCCGATTGCTTACTGAGATGGAAATAGCCTATTTTGAGTATGGATGTACTTTTTATATAATGCTGGAATGTTATTAAATCAATTATCAAACATGTTAATCATCATCTTTGTTTGGCTGTCTTTAAAATACTTCcacatatcattgttattattagtattaggaTTAGTATTCATAgcaaaattattaattttattaattataaaaactaatataaatattattgtattattattatttataatatttcaggTACGTGGAGGAGCACATTCAAAAGACAGGTGTTGCCATAGAAACACAAGGTTTCACATTCATAACCAGTGGCAGGAAAAGAGAATCACTGACCGTAAGTACAGACTCCCTGTTTTAGTTTCCTTTGTTATAACACTTTAATAATAGCCGTTGTTATTGCCACATATGTCTTTTTAGCCTGGTAATATTTCTGTGAGTTGGacacattcattttctttacaaAATATTCAAACTTCTTTTTGGATTAGTGGGCATTATATTAACAGTGATATGTTGATagttatttctgaaataaaatacaatatattttttaaattacacgGTTAATGTAAGTAACATAATTTCAGATAAACTTGGtgaattcattattttatgCAGTGTTTTATCTGAAGTCACTAGAATATTACTGACTTCATATAAAAGCCCATTCATTTGAGCATTTTCAGATGAACTTCACAATATATCCCCAAACTATAATCAATGTTGGTGAAACATGGGTGGTTTGGTACTTGTAGATTACAATATGAGGAGCTAGAGGAGTTATAGAATAGACCTTAAGCTTAAATGTATACTTCATGCATTACAATTTCAGTGATAAGTAGTGTtagtttacatatatatatctatatatataagtaTTACTACACTGCTTATAAGATTGCTGTAATTCCAGTCAAGATTTTGTAAGAAGTTATGCTGTGAACTGTGTGAGTTTTATAGCCATGTATGTATTATCTAGTCGACAACTGAACAGCACAGGTAACACATTACTTACCATGGGTGCTGTACATCGTCCTGAGTCAGATATATCAGTGACATTCTCTGCTTTCTTTCATTGATTAAGCATCATCTCAGGTTGTATACACTTGGATATAGAGAAAGCTAGGGGAGgcatgtttatttatagagcacctttcgtacACAATGACAATGCAAATTGCTTTACAGAAACAGTATATGGAAAATAGAGAAATATTAAAGAagtgaaaaaaaacagagtatGACAATTGTACAATATAATAgataaaatatttagaaatatagaaataaaaagtAAAGAGAACTGCTGGTTTTTCTTACACTATAGAGctataggagagagagagagagagagaaagacagatagagATAGAGTTGTCTGTGATAGCAATGGCTTGTTCTGGGTGGGAGTTGTCTTAAAGCCACAGTATGTGGCATATTTTGCAGCACacatctttctctccctttttccttactctctcactcactcacactctctctctgtctttctgtatcTCTGTATGTAAATAGAGTTAGGTGAATAATGTAATGGCACTAAAGGAGTGGTTTAAAGAGATTATGTGCCTGATAGAGGAAGGGCTTAAAGCACACTGCTAGAGGACCGGAGAGGAAGAGCTGCAGCAAAGCCCCCg
This window of the Hoplias malabaricus isolate fHopMal1 chromosome Y, fHopMal1.hap1, whole genome shotgun sequence genome carries:
- the LOC136679677 gene encoding V-set and immunoglobulin domain-containing protein 10-like, coding for MTIFGVVFLFSLLCQTATAADDQEQPFVITGEKGLSVTLPCFGRLDNGTLLVTRWKKAGEILIWREQSHPEQAGHLSILDDGSLKITGLLTIDENLYECAPVPRNGSSSRSILLQVAYGPTDMAIDIKPFNVLPNETLFVKKGNNVSFKCSSMSEPSQNLTWFFQDVRRAFAATSQLEFEINNIQPADQGNYTCTAYNPLNNRTVMQTQELLVYYDSDRHPNCSWEQVTEPDLIHFTCSWYEVYPSPILQVFLTSKTDTSDVVIDTKATENLGVTLNRTMLYEGQNITCKARHMETTPGQEKSCFFTLKSPYPMGEPLVAVLEGKELTLSCTEGSSFPPAKTVWQKGKNKETIVPSSRYILDVQGPVLTLTIKNVTKGDEDYYFCWSENVLGAKMLEVYLTVKSSADISGVMVGVFISVLIVIAGVTVGILAYSRRDRICLSLRFSALEEDRTDVVSLVESDDGDVFNDTVPSLPPISNGLGPIHATTLVEIHRIQSSDHEDNLNDADQTDPD